A stretch of Cicer arietinum cultivar CDC Frontier isolate Library 1 chromosome 5, Cicar.CDCFrontier_v2.0, whole genome shotgun sequence DNA encodes these proteins:
- the LOC101494756 gene encoding uncharacterized protein produces MARDSCLARVTAGAAVGGAVGGAVGAVYGTYEAIRYKVPGLLKIRHIGQTTLGSAAIFGLFLGAGSLIHCGKSY; encoded by the exons ATGGCCAGAGACAGTTGCCTCGCTCGTGTCACAGCCGGCGCTGCCGTTGGTGGCGCTGTGGGCGGTGCCGTTG GTGCTGTGTACGGAACATATGAGGCTATTAGATATAAG GTACCTGGACTTTTGAAAATTAGGcatattggacaaactacactTGGCAGTGCTGCTATTTTTGGTCTTTTCTTGGGTGCTGGAAGTTTGATACATTGTGGAAAGTCATACTAA
- the LOC101494442 gene encoding pentatricopeptide repeat-containing protein At3g49710 — MNQFPLQLQQTFRTLLKQCISQSDFLTGKSLHAFYIKSFIPHSTYLSNHFTLFYSKCGTLPNALTAFYLTNYPNVFSYNTIINACAKHSLIDLAHQLFDQIPQPDLVSYNTLIAAHARRGECGPALRVFKEVREVGLSLDGFTLSGMISACIDDVGLVRQLHCFALLCGYDCYASVCNAVLACYGRQGRLHEAWRIFREMGEGCRDEVSWNAMIVACGQHREGLEALRLFGEMERMGLEVDMFTMASVLTAFTCLKDLAGGMQFHGKMIKSGFHRNSHVGSGLIDLYSKCAPHGMLECMKVFEEIPKPDLVLWNTMISGFSQHEDLSEDALSSFREMQRVGFCPDDCSFVCMISACSNLSSPSXGKQVHALTIKSDIPCNRVSVNNALVAMYSKCGNLHDARRIFDTMPEHNTVSLNSMIAGYAQHGAEVESLWLFELMLQKQIVPNNITFISVLSACAHTGKVEEGQKYFNMMKEKYGIEPEAEHYSCMIDLLGRAGKLEKAEKIIETMPFDPGSIEWAALLGACRKHGNVELAVKAANKFLELEPYNAAPYVMLSSMYASAGRWEEAATVKRLMRERGVKKKPGCSWIEIDKKVHVFVAEDTSHPRIKEIHGYMGELLRKLKQVGYVADIRLALVKDEEVAPEEKERRLWHHSEKLAIAFGLISTAEGVPILVVKNLRICGDCHNAIKLISAISGREITVRDTHRFHCFKEGKCSCRDYW; from the exons ATGAACCAATTCCCACTTCAACTTCAACAAACCTTTCGAACCCTTCTCAAACAATGCATATCTCAAAGTGATTTCTTAACTGGAAAATCCCTCCATGCTTTCTACATAAAGTCCTTCATTCCACACTCAACTTATCTTTCCAACCACTTCACACTCTTTTATTCCAAATGTGGCACACTTCCCAATGCTTTAACCGCATTTTACCTAACCAACTACCCCAATGTGTTTTCATACAACACCATCATCAATGCCTGTGCCAAACACTCGCTCATCGACCTCGCCCACCAACTGTTCGATCAAATTCCCCAACCGGATCTTGTTTCTTATAACACTCTCATTGCGGCCCATGCTCGTCGAGGCGAGTGTGGGCCGGCTTTGAGGGTGTTTAAGGAAGTTAGAGAGGTTGGGTTGAGCTTGGATGGGTTCACGCTTTCTGGCATGATAAGTGCTTGCATTGATGATGTTGGTCTTGTTAGGCAGTTGCATTGCTTTGCCTTGTTGTGTGGATATGATTGTTATGCCTCGGTGTGCAATGCAGTCCTTGCCTGCTATGGTAGGCAGGGACGATTGCATGAAGCGTGGCGGATTTTTCGAGAAATGGGAGAGGGTTGTAGGGATGAGGTTTCGTGGAATGCGATGATTGTGGCATGTGGTCAGCATCGGGAGGGATTGGAGGCACTGAGGTTGTTTGGGGAGATGGAGAGGATGGGATTGGAGGTTGACATGTtcactatggctagtgttttgaCTGCGTTCACTTGCCTTAAGGATTTGGCTGGAGGAATGCAGTTTCATGGGAAGATGATCAAGAGTGGATTCCATAGGAACTCTCATGTTGGTAGCGGGTTGATTGACTTGTATTCCAAGTGTGCTCCTCATGGAATGTTGGAATGTATGAAGGTGTTTGAGGAAATCCCTAAACCGGATTTGGTTCTTTGGAACACCATGATTTCCGGATTTTCCCAACACGAGGATTTGTCTGAAGATGCTCTTTCTAGTTTCCGGGAGATGCAGCGTGTCGGTTTTTGTCCAGATGATTGTAGTTTTGTATGTATGATTAGTGCATGTTCCAATTTGTCATCTCCCTC NNNAGGGAAACAAGTTCATGCATTGACAATAAAATCCGACATCCCTTGTAACCGTGTTTCGGTGAACAATGCTCTTGTTGCAATGTACTCAAAATGTGGGAACCTTCATGATGCGAGAAGGATATTTGATACAATGCCTGAACATAACACGGTATCGCTGAATTCAATGATTGCAGGCTATGCACAGCATGGTGCTGAGGTTGAATCGCTCTGGCTCTTTGAACTGATGCTGCAAAAGCAAATTGTGCCAAATAACATAACCTTCATATCTGTTCTTTCAGCATGTGCACACACTGGAAAAGTTGAGGAGGGTCAGAAGTATTTCAATATGATGAAAGAAAAGTACGGGATCGAACCAGAAGCGGAACATTATTCATGCATGATAGATCTTTTGGGTAGGGCAGGGAAACTCGAAAAAGCTGAGAAGATTATTGAGACAATGCCATTTGATCCTGGTTCTATTGAATGGGCTGCTTTGCTCGGTGCATGTAGGAAGCATGGAAATGTGGAGCTAGCAGTGAAAGCAGCCAATAAGTTTCTCGAGCTGGAACCGTATAATGCTGCTCCTTATGTAAtgctttcaagtatgtatgcAAGTGCAGGCAGATGGGAAGAGGCTGCAACAGTCAAAAGGCTTATGCGCGAAAGAGGAGTGAAGAAGAAACCAGGTTGTAGTTGGATTGAGATCGATAAGAAGGTGCATGTCTTTGTAGCTGAAGACACTTCACATCCAAGGATAAAAGAGATTCATGGGTACATGGgggagttgttaagaaaattgAAGCAAGTAGGGTATGTAGCAGATATAAGACTGGCATTGGTGAAAGATGAAGAGGTTGCACcagaagagaaagaaagaaggTTATGGCATCACAGCGAGAAGCTTGCAATTGCTTTTGGTCTGATATCCACTGCAGAAGGGGTGCCGATACTGGTTGTGAAGAACCTAAGAATTTGCGGTGATTGCCACAATGCTATCAAACTTATATCAGCTATTTCTGGTAGGGAAATCACTGTTAGAGATACTCACCGATTTCATTGCTTTAAGGAAGGGAAGTGTTCATGCAGGGATTATTGGTGA
- the LOC101500187 gene encoding uncharacterized protein, which translates to MAAMETIHRLKCKTLGKVAFKIDISKASDWVDRRYLNNVMEIMGFCSKWIEWTSMCLESVQFSILMNGELAWCYGVTKNLHGVTVCGGAPTLSHMLFADDSFLFFRANEREAKCIQNILSTYERTSGQAINMVKSGIFYSKNTLSDMSETINNLFGVTKCLGTDKYLGRGIRWLSWQKLTIRKAFGGTRFRHFHGFNMAMLGKQAKKFIFNPNTMVSRMLTAKYFQGRGSWKPVLDITQAMSSAISILPR; encoded by the exons ATGGCTGCCATGGAAACCATTCACCGTCTGAAGTGTAAGACGTTAGGTAAAGTAGCTTTCAAAATTGATATTAGTAAAGCCTCTGATTGGGTAGATAGGAGATATTTAAATAATGTGATGGAAATAATGGGTTTTTGTAGCAAATGGATTGAGTGGACGAGTATGTGTTTGGAGTCGGtgcaattttcaattttgatgaACGGAGAACTTGCATGGTGTTACGGTGTTACGAAGAACTTGCATGGTGTTACGGTGTGTGGAGGGGCTCCAACTCTCTCGCATATGTTATTTGCTGATgatagttttcttttctttaggGCCAATGAAAGGGAGGCTAAATGCATCCAAAATATTTTGTCAACATATGAACGCACTTCAGGCCAAGCAATCAACATGGTCAAGTCAGGGATATTTTATAGCAAAAACACATTGAGTGATATGAGTGAGACTATCAACAATTTATTTGGAGTAACAAAATGTTTGGGAACTGACAAGTATTTGG GTAGAGGAATTAGATGGCTTAGTTGGCAAAAGCTAACCATCCGAAAAGCGTTTGGAGGTACAAGGTTTCGTCATTTCCATGGATTTAACATGGCAATGCTAGGGAAGCAAGCtaagaaatttattttcaacCCAAATACTATGGTTTCTAGAATGCTCACAGCTAAATATTTCCAAGGGAGGGGTTCTTGGAAGCCTGTGTTAGACATAACCCAAGCTATGTCTAGTGCAATATCCATACTTCCCAGGTAG
- the LOC101494135 gene encoding uncharacterized protein, translating into MKGLEEERRSKLKEEESEEEEGQFVRGREEKQDYRMHRRRDEDSKRDRRGADEEDRRSRRGDLEDGDDRKRNRDSDRDRRHRVEKDSDIEKERDRRNRYKEDSEEERDRKGIRVRDKDRYRRDRVDRDDDNEKERDRRRRYKDESDEEDDRKRNHDRDRRYRDNEKERDRNLRGEDDRINERNGERRHRVVEKNGDIEREEIKQKEDGRGRATAATIPESRINGGDALNLGKSGGVYIPPFKLARMMKEVDDKSSPEYQRLTWDALRKSINGLVNKVNATNIKNIIPELFGENLIRGRGLFCRSCMKSQMASPGFTDVFAALVAVVNTKFPEVGDLLLRRIVLQLKRAYKRNDKPQLLAAVKFIAHLVNQQVAHEIIALELLTVLLEKPTDDSVEVAVGFVKECGSILQDLSPKGLHGIFERFRGILHEGEIDKRVQFLIEGLFAIRKAKFQGFPAVRPELDLVEQEDQLTHEVSLDEVIDPEISLDIFKPDPNYMENEKRYEELKKTMLGEEEESEGEEGSDAESDEDDESDEEDEESMQIKDETETNLVNLRRTIYLTIMSSVDFEEAGHKLLKIHLEPGQEMELCIMLLECCSQERTYLRYYGLLGQRFCMINKVHQENFEKCFVQQYSMIHRLETNKLRNVAKFFAHLLGTFALPWHVLSYIRLTEEDTTSSSRIFIKILFQELSEHLGIRLLNERLNDPTMQDSFESIFPKDNPKNTRFCINFFTSIGLGGLTENLREYLKNMPRLIMQQQKQVSDSDSDNESASSGSSDSGTTSSESEADSASSDESDRKRRKRRRK; encoded by the exons ATGAAGGgtttagaagaagaaagaaggaGTAAACTCAAGGAAGAAGAATCCGAAGAGGAAGAGGGACAATTTGTCAGGGGACGTGAAGAGAAACAAGACTATAGAATGCATCGCCGACGCGATGAAGATTCCAAGCGAGACCGCCGTGGAGCTGACGAGGAAGATCGTCGTAGCCGCCGTGGTGATTTAGAAGACGGAGATGATAGGAAGAGGAACAGGGATAGTGATAGGGATAGGAGACACAGAGTTGAAAAAGACAGTGACATTGAGAAAGAGAGAGATCGAAGAAATCGGTATAAGGAGGATTCAGAGGAAGAACGTGATAGGAAGGGAATTAGGGTTAGGGATAAGGATAGGTATAGGAGAGATAGAGTTGATAGGGACGATGATAATGAGAAAGAGAGGGATCGTCGTCGTCGATATAAGGATGAATCTGATGAGGAAGATGATAGGAAGAGAAATCATGATAGGGATAGGAGGTATCGAGATAATGAAAAGGAGAGGGATCGCAATCTTCGAGGTGAAGATGATAGAATCAACGAGAGGAATGGGGAGAGGAGGCATAGAGTAGTTGAAAAGAATGGTGACATTGAGAGGGAAGAAATTAAGCAGAAAGAAGATGGAAGAGGGAGAGCGACGGCGGCAACGATACCGGAAAGTAGAATCAATGGTGGTGATGCATTGAATTTGGGGAAGAGTGGTGGTGTTTACATTCCACCTTTTAAGTTAGCTAGGATGATGAAAGAAGTTGATGATAAGAGTAGTCCTGAGTATCAGAGGTTGACATGGGATGCACTTAGGAAGAGTATTAATGGACTTGTCAACAAGGTTAATGCTACcaatattaaaaacattattCCTGAATTGTTTGGGGAGAACTTGATTCGCGGAAGAGGTCTCTTTTGTCGGTCGTGTATGAAGTCGCAGATGGCTTCTCCTGGGTTTACCGATGTGTTTGCTGCATTGGTTGCTGTTGTGAATACCAAGTTTCCTGAAGTTGGTGATCTTTTGCTCAGAAGGATTGTTTTGCAATTAAAGAGAGCTTATAAGCGGAATGACAAG CCTCAATTGCTGGCTGCTGTTAAGTTTATAGCACACTTGGTGAATCAGCAAGTGGCTCATGAAATCATTGCTCTAGAGCTACTCACGGTTTTGCTTGAGAAGCCTACCGATGACAGTGTTGAAGTAGCTGTTGGCTTTGTCAAAGAATGTGGTTCAATATTGCAGGATCTTTCACCTAAAGGACTCCATG GTATCTTTGAGCGCTTCCGTGGAATTCTTCATGAAGGAGAAATTGACAAACGTGTTCAATTTCTAATTGAAGGCCTATTTGCAATAAGAAAAGCGAAGTTTCAG GGTTTTCCAGCTGTTCGGCCTGAATTAGACCTCGTGGAGCAGGAAGATCAGTTAACTCATGAAGTCTCCTTGGATGAGGTTATAGATCCAGAGATTTCCCTTG ATATATTCAAACCTGACCCCAATTATATGGAGAATGAAAAGCGATATGAAGAGTTGAAGAAAACCATGCTGGGTGAGGAAGAGGAATCAGAGGGAGAGGAAGGTTCTGATGCTGAatcagatgaagatgatgaatcTGATGAAGAGGACGAGGAAAGTATGCAGATAAAAGATGAAACAGAGACAAATCTTGTCAATCTTCGAAGAACTATATATCTAACAATCATGTCTAGTGTAGATTTTGAGGAAGCTGGTCATAAGCTTCTGAAGATTCATCTTGAGCCAGGACAAGAG ATGGAATTGTGCATTATGCTTTTAGAATGTTGCAGCCAAGAAAGAACTTACTTGCGATATTATGGTCTTCTGGGGCAGCGTTTCTGCATGATAAACAAAGTGCATCAAGAAAATTTTGAGAAGTGCTTCGTGCAACAGTACTCCATGATTCACAGGCTTGAAACAAATAAACTGCGAAACGTGGCAAAGTTTTTTGCGCATTTGCTTGGGACCTTTGCTCTGCCTTGGCATGTCTTGTCATATATTCGCTTGACTGAAGAGGACACAACTTCTTCTTCAcgtatatttattaagattctTTTCCAG GAATTGTCAGAGCATCTCGGAATCAGGCTGCTAAATGAGCGGTTAAATGATCCAACAATGCAGGACTCTTTTGAATCCATTTTTCCCAAAGATAATCCAAAAAATACACGATTCTGCATTAACTTCTTCACATCCATTGGACTTGGTGGTCTTACTGAGAATCTACGCGAGTACTTGAAAAATATGCCACGTCTGATCATGCAACAACAGAAACAAGTTTCAGATTCTGACTCAGACAATGAGTCTGCGAGCTCCGGTTCATCAGATTCAGGAACTACTAGTTCTGAGTCAGAGGCAGACTCAGCAAGTTCTGATGAAAGTGACAGGAAACGAAGAAAACGTAGAAGAAAATGA